One window of the Candidatus Marinimicrobia bacterium CG08_land_8_20_14_0_20_45_22 genome contains the following:
- the nrdR gene encoding transcriptional regulator NrdR, translating into MKCPFCSSQESKVVDSRTAQKSNAIRRRRECLSCGHRFTTYEYVVEYPLTVIKNDGRREEYSRAKLLNSIKIACNKRSIPTTKIEAVVIEIEKEIEELAGGEISSSRIGELVMNNLKALDEVAYIRFASVYKKFKDLDEFVDHIESLTTDETKTGTN; encoded by the coding sequence ATGAAGTGTCCATTCTGTTCTTCCCAAGAGTCAAAAGTTGTTGATTCCCGGACAGCCCAAAAAAGCAATGCGATACGCCGTAGGCGGGAATGTCTCAGTTGTGGGCATCGGTTTACGACTTATGAATACGTAGTGGAATATCCGCTAACTGTCATCAAAAACGACGGCAGAAGAGAAGAATATTCGCGAGCGAAACTGCTGAACAGTATCAAGATCGCCTGCAATAAACGATCAATTCCAACGACTAAGATCGAAGCCGTTGTTATTGAAATCGAAAAAGAAATCGAAGAACTGGCAGGCGGCGAGATTTCTTCCAGTCGGATCGGCGAACTGGTAATGAACAATTTAAAAGCCCTAGACGAAGTCGCTTATATTCGTTTTGCGTCCGTTTATAAAAAATTCAAAGATCTGGATGAATTTGTGGACCACATCGAAAGTCTCACTACTGATGAGACAAAAACAGGAACAAATTGA